DNA sequence from the Blastocatellia bacterium genome:
CTCTTTGGAGCAGGTTCAGCGGCATGTCGAGCAGCTCGAGTTCTTCCTGAGCCGTGTGGCTCAGGGTGGCATCATGCTCAAAATTTACGGTGAGGAGACCCTCAAGCGCCTGGTGGATGAGCAGCTCCAGGCCCTGTATCGTCTGCTCATCGAACCCTTGCCGCTACGCTTCTCCGGCCAACCCCTCGTTGTTGTTCCCCATGGGGTGCTGCACGCCGTGCCGTTCGCGGCTTTGTTTGATGGTGAGCGCTACCTGCTGGATCGTGCGGAAGTCTCCTTTACGCCCAGTGCGGCTGTGTACGCTTTGTGCCGTAAGCGCAAGCGCCTCGAGGCCGCTCCGCTGGTGGCTTTTGGCGTTTCCCTCGAGCACATTCCCCAGACCCTTGAAGAGGTCGAACAGATCGGCCGAATCTTCCAGAACGCCCATATCTTTATGGGAGAAAGGGCCACCCTGGAGAATTTCTTTACGGCTGCACCCCAGGCCGGGGTTCTCCACATCGCGACCCACGGGGCTTTCCGCCCCGATAACCCCATGTTCTCGGGCCTGCGCCTGGCCGATGGCTGGCTGGCGGCCCGCGACCTGTACAGCCTGCGCCTGAAGGCCGAACTGGTGGTGCTCTCGGCTTGCGAGACGGGATTGGGCAAGCAAGTGCGGGGCGAAGGGCTCGTCGGATTGACCCGCGCCTTTTTGTATGCGGGAGCGCGGGCCGTCCTGGTGAGCTTGTGGAAGGTGGCCGATGTCTCGACGGCGGAATTGATGGTGCGGTTGTACCGGCATTTGAAAGCGGGCCAATCGAAAGCCGAAGCCTTGCGACGCGCGCGCTTGGAGTTGCTGCAAGAGGAAGGATTCGTGCACCCCTTCTATTGGGCCCCCTTCATCTTGGTGGGCAGATCGTGAGATGAGGCCTACGAGTGGCTGCTCGCGGAAGTTCGTCGCTTGTGGCATCGCGCGATCGTATCGTCGCCGAATTTCCGCGGATCGGATGCTCGTGGACGTTCGTCGCCCTTCCTCCCAAGCGGAAGATCGCGGCGGCGCCCGATGCGACCGGTGACCGTCGAATGATCGAGCCGCTGGACGAGTCGCGATTGGACGAGCGGCGAAAGGTCGTCCTCAACCTCTCGCCATCGGATAGACTCGATCGGGCGGCTGGACGGATCGCAGAGGGCTGTTCTCGACTTCTTGCTATCGAACGGTCGAGGATCGCTCGGGCCGAGCCCGTGCGAGTCGAACGCGAGCGAACTGTTCGGCTGCTGCGCCTTTCGTTCGGCGTTTCGCGTGGCGTTTTTTCGCTGCTGCTGCAATTGGGTTTCCATCTCGATGTCTGGAATCGTCTGCCGTTGAAGCCGTTCGAGCGCACGGCAGGCAAACGCCGGGAGTTGCTCTGCGCTCTCAATGCTCGGAGCTGTCGTAGAGGCGCGATCCCGAGGCGAATCGTCGTCCCGTTTCGCCTCGACGTTTGGAAGCGCCTCTTGACGCGCGTGGGCGCGTCGGGCAAAATTGAAAAGCCGTGAGGCGGCGAGAAAGCGATGGAGCGAGCGATTTGGGAAGTCGGCGAATGGCTTTCGCTCCGCTCACGGAAAGTCTCCTCGGCGCCTCGACGGTGCGAACGTTCAATGCGGTGGCGGCGTAGCTCAGTTGGTTAGAGCGAGGGATTCATAACCCCTAGGTCGCAGGTTCGAGTCCTGCCGCCGCCACCACGATTTTTTCTTCTCGGCGCACGGAAATGCCGATCCTCGTTGGACTCATCATCGGGCTGCTCCTATGGCCGCTGGGACAGAGCGAGCGGCGCATCGAGCAGATTCGGGATTTGCTCGGCAAGAGCGATCTGGTCGTCGTGGCCACGGCCGAGGCGTATCATCCGGTCATCGACCTGCTCAAATATCGCCGTGAGCGAGAGCGCAGCCCTGTCCTCGATCCGGCGCGAGCGGAACGCTACATGCTGGGAGTCGTCTATCGGATGAACGTGCGCGAAGTGATCTATCGGAACCCGAAGCGGATCGAGGATGCTCCGCTCGTCGGACAGGCGGGCGACGTGCTCATGATTTATGTCCCGGGGCGATTGGCCGATCCGCGCGAATTCGGCAAGGCGACGTTTCTGCCCGGAGCTGAATATCTCGTTTTCCTGCGGAAGGCGGAATTGAAGCGCGAGGATTTTCGCTCGGCTGTCGAGCAGGTCTCGGGAGCGCCCGCGAGCGAGTGGCGGTCCTTCCCCGATCCGCGCGTCATCTACTACACGCCGGTTCGCGATCCCTTCGCGGCTTTGCTCATGGAAGGCGCGTGGAAGGATTTCCTGCAGCAGACGCGCGCCGTGGCGAACGCGCCGAGATCGTGAGACGGTCGAGCCTTTGGAGCCCTTGCGAAAGAGGGCCGCGTGGCGAGCGTGAGCCGATGCCCTTCAGGAGCGAGGCAACTCCCGCCATCGGGCTTGCAGATTCACGCTAGGAAAATCGCGCACGCGAAGACGAACGGCTTGTCGTCCTTTGGGCACCTCGAACGTCAAACGGAGCGGGACATACGTCGTGGCTTCGCCGGCGACGGGAGCCGCGACGAAGCGTCCGCCGCCCATGACGAGCGCGCGAGCCCCCGCGACTTCCACAGGGATTCCGCGCGGCGCGAGCGTTTGTCCGGTCTCATCGAGGACGACCACGTCTCGCTCCAGATGTAACTCCAGCGCTCGACTCTCGCGCCCTTTGCTCTTGAACAGGAGGGTGACCTCGACCATCGTGCCGTCGGTCGCATGCCCCGGATACGCGACGTTCGGATTCACAGAGGCCACCTCGAACTCCCAATCGCCAGCCGGCACCCATTCCTCAAGCCCGTACTCCGTCTTCGCGCCTCCCTTGACGTAGCGATCGAACCATTCCAAGCACCGGCGCATTTCGTCCAAGCGATGGTTCAATTCGCGGAACCCGTGGCCTTCGCGAGGATAGCGCACGAACTCGACGGTCTTGCCCAAATGCGTGAGCGCCGTGTACATCTCCTTGGAGTTGGAGATGAACGTGTTCGGATCGGCTTCGCCATGCAAGATGAGGACGGGCGTCTTGATGTTCTTCACGTAGGCGAAGGGCGAGCGCCGGATGTAGATGTCGAGATCGTCCCAGTAGTAGGCGCCCAAGTAATCCGGCTCCCAACTGGGAAGATAGGAGTTGCTGAAGTCGGTGATGAGGTTGAAGATGCCGTACATCGAGATGGCCGCTTTGAACCGATCCGTTTGCGTGATCGCCCAATTGGTCATGTAGCCGCCATAGCTGCCGCCGAAGATGCCCAAGCGATCGGGATCGGCCAGGCCGATCCGAATGAGATGATCCACGCCAGTCATGATGTCCTGGAAATCCTTGCCGCCCAAATCGCGGCGATTCGCGATGTCGAACTTCCCGTCATATCCGGAGCTGCCGCGGAAGTTGGGCGCGAAGACGGCGTAGCCGTTGGCCGCCCAGATTTGGAAGTTGTAGTACTGGCGGAAAGCGTTCACCACGCGCGAATGGGGACCGCCGTGCACAGCGACCAGCAGCGGATATCGCTTGCCCGGTTCATATCCCACGGGCTTGACCAACACCCCTTCGATCTCCAGCCCATCCACGCTCTTCCAGCGGATGACCTCGTGTTCCGCGATCTCGAACTCCTGCAATTGGGGATTCATCTCGGTGAGTCGCGTCAGGTCATTGCTTCCCGATCGCAAAAGCCAGAGATCGGGAAGCGAGCGCGCATCTTCGCTGAGCAAGACCAGCGTCCGACCATCGGCCGAGAGATCGAAAGCGGAGATGACGCGCGCGCCGCGCGTGATCGGCTCGGGCGATCCACCATCTATCGGGATGCGCACGAGGTGCGTTTCGGTGCCGAGCAAAGCGAGCGCATAGAGATCGCGCCCCGCGGGATGCCATCGGCCTCCCTCAACCCCGCGGTCGAACGCTTTCGTCACTTCACGCCATTCTCCCCCGTCGGCTGGGACCAAGAACAGCTCGCTCTGCGAATACGGGATCTCGGCGATCTGTGGAGCGAGGAAAGCGATCCATCGGCCATCGGGCGACCAGCGCGGCGAGCGCTCGCCACCGGGGCGGCGCGTGAGCTGTCGCGCTCGTCCCTCGTCGAGGGAGAAGACCCAGATGTCGAACTTCTTGCCATCGTCCACGCGCCCCGTGTAATTCGTGGCGTAGGCGATCCGTTTCCCTTCGGGAGAGACCTCGAACTCCGCGATGCCGTAATCGCCTTCGAAGAGGCGCGTCGCCTTTCGCGTCTCGATCTCGACCGTCCAGAATTCGCGTCGGTAGCGTTCCTTCTCCTCGACGATGGCGTCGAACTTGTACTTGCGTTCTCGCTCGCGCCGTTCTCGCTCCGGCTTGGGCAAGGTCTCGCGCGTCAGGTAGATGATCGCGCGGCTATCGGGCGCCCACTCGTAAGCGATCACTCCCTCTTCGGCCTGCGTGAGCTGAACGGCTTCTCCTCCATCGCTCGGCATGATCCAGATCTGGTTCTTCGGCCTGCGGTCTTCTTCTTCCTCCTGCCGGGCCTCGGGCGCGCGCCCCGGCCGATTGGAGAGAAACGCTAACCACCGCCCATCGGGAGACCAGCGCGGCATGGATTCGTCCTCTCGACTCCGCGTGAATGGCCGCGGCTTCCCCCCTTCGGTCTCGACGACCCAGATGTCCGTCCGATACCGGCTCTCTTGAAAATCGGCCTCGGCGACGACGAAGGCCACGCGCCGACCATCGCGCGAGAGCGCCGGTTGGCTCACGAGTCGAAAGGAGAGCATATCGCGCATGGTGAGCCGCTTCTTCTCGGCCGAGGTCGCCGCCGCTGGCACCGCGCCGAGGAGGATCATGAGTAGGGCGATTCCGCGCTTCATCGTTCCATCCTCCGTTCAGGGTTTCTTGAACAGATCGTCGGACACGCCGGCGTTGATCTTCACATCGCTGAGGACGAGTTCGGCGAAGCGCTTCCCTTCCTGTCGCGTCAGCGTGCGGAAGGGATACTTCACGCCGGCGATCTCGCGGTAGTCCGAGTACACTTCCTCGAACTCCGCTCTCGTTCCGGAGAAGGGATCGGTCCCTTGATAGCTGAGCTTCAAGGGGAGGCGCGAAGCCGTCTCGATGTAGAGTTTGAAGACGTGCTCGCCGTCCTGATATTGCAGGACGTCAACGGACTTTCCCTCCACCGTTTCGCTTCCGAGGTACGAGACGATGACCCCCTCTTGTTCTTCGGCTCGAAGGAGTTGGAAGAAGAACCGACGGAGTGCTGCGCGCAGCTCTTTCACCATTGGTGCGGGAACTTCCTGCGTCCCCATCGGTGTGCTCACCCAACCGGAGTCACCGCTGAGGACCTGTACGATCGTCATCTGCGGCAGCCTCACTTCCGTGCGCAGCCGATCGGGCAGTCGCACGAACATGCGGTGCTCGCCTTTGAATTCGCCAAATGGCGTGGAGATCGTGGCTTCCCCCGCGATCGCGACGTCCCGAATGCCGACCACAGCCTCGCGACCTCCGACAGCCCTCATAACCTCAGCGAGGATCTCCCGCGCGCGCGCTCTCGTCTCCGGGGTGGCGGCGACAGCCGCCGGCCTCTCTCGCTTCAGATCGGGGCGCGTGAAATCCACGTCCGTATACGCGATACGCTCCATCGGTCCGAGGTGAGCGACGTCCTTCTCGAAAGCGCTCACATTCCCGACCAGCACGATGACCAGATCCTCCGGGCGAACGTACTTTCGCGCGACCTCCTGCACTTGCTCGGCCGTCACCGAGAGAAGACGATCTCGGTAGGCGTTCAAGTAGGCGTAATCGAAGTCATAATTCACGGCATCCAGGACGATCGCCGCCAGGGATTCCGGCGTCTCCAGACGGAGTTGAAAGACGCCGGCCAGGAAATTCTTCGCCTTTCGCAGCTCTTCCTCCGTGACGCGCTCGCGCGCGATGCGATCCAATTCGCTGAGGACGAGCTGAAGCGTCTCGCTCGTCTTCTCCGTCCGCGTGAAGGTGGAGATCGTCAAGCTGCCCGGCTGTTGACGCGCTTCGAGGCGGCTACTGATGCCATAGGTCAATCCACGCTCGCGTCGCAAGACATCCCAAAGGCGGCTCCCGGAAGCGCTCGCCAAAATGGCATTGAGGACTTGGAGCGCGAAATAGTCGGGATCGCGGCGCGCGATTCCCACTTTGCCCAATCGAATCTCCGTTTGCACGGCATCGGATTTCTCAATGAGCAGGAGCTTTCGCCCGCGCGTCGGAGCTGGCGCGGGGACGACGGCCGCTCGGACTTCTCCCTTGGGCCAATCGCCGAAATACTTCTCCGCCTTCGCAAAGGCCTCGGCGGCTGTGATGTCCCCCGCAATGGCGAGCAGGGAATTGTTCGGATGATACACGGCTTGATGGAAGGCGATCAGATCAGCGCGCGTGAGGCGAGGGAGCGAATCGAGCGTCCCCTCCGGAGGATGTCCATAGGGATGGGCGCCAAAGAGCGCACGCTCGATTGCCGTCGAAGCGAGATAGCCCGGATCATTCGCCTGCACGCGCAACCCGGAGAGAAGCTGCTGTCGCTGTCGCTCGATCTCATCCTCGGCGAAGACGGGATGGCGCACGACGTCGGCGAGGATCTCGAAAGCCACTTCCACTCCCGGCTTGGGGACCGAGACGGCGACGAACGATTGATGCCAGGATGCGCCCGTGCTGATCTGCCCTCCGACGAATTCAATCGCCTCAGCAATCTGCATGGCGCTTCGCGTCTTCGTGCCCTGGTCCAGAAGCGCTGCCGTCAGCGAAGCCAATCCCGGACGGTCCGGAGGATCTTGCTCAGCACCCGCTCGCACTAAGAGCCGCAGACTCACGGTCGGTTGTTCCCGATGCTCGATGACGATGACCCGCAGGCCGTTGGGAAGCGTCCGTGTCGTGAACTCTGGGAATCGAAAGGGCCGAGGGGGTTGCGGCGGTGGCGGCACCGGCTTCTGTCCCAGCGCCGGTATCCCCGCGAGATTCACCAACACCAGCAGGAGAATGCTTCGACGCGCCGTTTCTCGCATTGTTCGCCCTCCCCTTTGAAGGTGGATCGTGCCTCACTGAGAGGCGCGCTTCTCCTCCGCTTGCGTCGGGAGGATGGTGAGCACGATCCGATTCGTCTCGGTGAAATATCGTTGCGCCACGCGCCGAATCTCTTCCGGCGTCACGGCCAAGAGGCGCTGAACTTCCGTATTGACGCGCGCCGGATCTTTCAAGAGGACGGCAGCACGGCCCAATGCCTCCGCTTTGCCTTGATTCGACTGTCGCGCGAAGAGGATCTCGGCGACCATCTGATTCTTCGCCTTCTCCAATTCTCGCGCGGGCACGAGTTCGGTCTTCAATCGCTCCAACTCCTCGACGATGGCTTTCTCCGCCTCCTCCGGCGTGCGCCCGGGATTCAAAATGGCCAGGGTGAAGAAAAGGTTCGGATGCTCGGTGAAATTCCCTCCCCCGAAAGCTGCGGCGGCGATGCGCTGCTCGTACACGAGCTTTCGATAAAGACGCGAACTCTGCCCGGCCGAGAGGATGCGCGAGATGATCTTGAGCGGATAGGCATCGGGATGGCTCTCTTCGGGCATGTAGTATCCGGCGACGAATGCCGGCAGCGGCACGTTCATCCGTTCGGTGAGCCGTTTCTCGCGCGTCTTCGGCGGCTCCTTCACCGTCACGCGCGGAATCGGACGCTTCCCGCGCGGGATGTTCCCGAAGTACTTCTCCACCCAAGCGAGCGCTTGGCGCGTGTCGAAATCGCCAGCGATCACGAGGGTCGCGTTATTGGGCACATAATAGGTCTCGAAAAACTCGCGCACATCCTCGACCGTCGCGGCGTTCAAATCCTCCATGCTCCCGATGACGATGTGCTTGTACGGATGCACGTCGAAGGCGTTCGCATAGAGCAGCTCGATGACGCGTCCATAAGGGGGATTCTCGATGCGCAATCGGCGTTCCTCTTTGACGACCTCTCGCTCGGATCGGAAATTCTCCTCCGTGATCGCCAGCGAGGCCATACGATCGGCCTCGAGCCAGAGGACCATCTCCAAGTAGTTGCTCGGGAAGGTCTGCCAGTAGACGGTCACATCTTCGGTCGTGTACGCATTGTCCACGCCGCCGATGCTCTTGATCAACTCCGTGTGCTCTTCAGGGCCGACGTTCTTCGATCCCTTGAACATGAGGTGCTCAAAGAGATGCGCGAACCCCGTCCGTCCGGGTCGTTCATCCTTCGATCCCACGTGATACCACACCTGCAGATTGACGACCGGTGCCGAACGATCCTCGTGAGTGATGACGCGCAGTCCATTCTTGAGCGTCGTCACCCGAAACGACAGCGGCGGCGGTGTCAACTGCGGCTCCGCTGCGGTGATCCCCGAAAGGACGAACAGAAGCGCGGTGGCGATGACGCTGCGTCCTCTCATGATCCCCCTCCGTGCTCTCCGAGCCGCGAGCGCGGGCCGTGAACGACTCTGGGCCGAGCGACTCTCGGCGGCCCGATTCGCGCTCATTGCTGCCCGATCGCCAGCAGATTCTGCGCGGCGTTCAAGAACGCGAAGACGCGCGTGGGCAAGAGTCCCAAGTAGAAGACGCCGACCAAAGCGACGAGCATCGTCGCGACGAACGCACGCGGGAGCGGAACACGCGGCACTTCCTCCTTTGGCTCGCGGAAGAACATGACGATCACGACGTAGAGATAGTAGTAGACGGAGACGACCGTGTTCAAGACGCCGATGATGACCAGTTCGGGAAATCCTGCCCCCCATGCCGATTTGAAGAGCCAGAATTTGGCGACGAATCCGGCCGTGCCGGGGAATCCGGCCAGGCTCACCAGGAAGATGGCCAGCGGAAAACTGAGCATCGGCTGCCGAAAGCCCAATCCGGCGTAGTCGGCGATCAATACCCGTTCGTCTCCTCGACGGGCCCAAAGCGCGACGATGGCGAAGCAGCCCAGATTCATGATCGTGTAGACGAGCATGTAGAAGGCCACGGCTGCCCAATCGCGAGCTAACACGCCGATCAGGACATATCCGGCGTGCGCGATGGACGAATAGGCGAGCATGCGCTTGATGTTCGTCTGCGCGATCGCGATGAAGTTCCCGAAGGTCATGCTGAGAATGGACATCGCCGTGACGGCAGCGACCCAATGCGAGGCGAGCCGATCGGCGGCGCTCTCGATTCCCAAGGGCGCGAACGTGATCGAGAAGACGCGCAAGAAGGCCGCGAAGCCTGCGGCTTTCGGCGCCGTTGAGAGAAAAGCCGTCACCGGCGTCGGAGCCCCATCGTAGACGTCAGGCGTCCACACGTGGAACGGGACCGTCGTCACTTTGAAGCCGAAACCAATCAACAGCATCGCCGCTCCCGCCATCAGCAGGACGGTCTCCGCTTGCCCGAGCGGCCCGCTCACCACGCGCGCCATCTCCGCGAGATTGGTCGTGCGCGTCGCTCCATAGAGCAACGCGATCCCGTACAGCAGAAAGGCGGAGGAGAAGGCGCCGAGGATGAAATACTTGAGCGCCGATTCCGTGGAGCGCGCGTCCTCTCGCCGATACCCCGCGAGCACATACGTGGCGATCGTGATCGTCTCCAGTGCCAGGAACAACAGCACCAGATCGTTGCCCGCCACAAGAAGCGTCATCCCGACAGCGCCAAAGAGCAACAGGGCGAAGTATTCGCCCGGCGGAATGCGCTCTTCATCGAGGAAGCCCCACGAGACGAAGATGGTCAACAGCGTGCCGAACAAAATGACCAGCGTGAAGAAGACGCGGAAGCCATCCACGACGACCATTCGGGAGAAGGCCGTCATCGGCCCCTCATCCCACAAGGTCAAGGCGACGACACCCGCGAGGACGATGCCCGCCGCCGTCAGGACGGCGTCGCGCACTTTCTTCCCCGGAGAGAAGGCTTCCAGCAACATGACGAGCACTCCCGTCACCGCGAGCACCAGTTCCGGTCCGATGGCGTGGTAGTTGATCCCCAATGTCTCCATGCCTCACCTCCGCCTCAACGACTCCGCTTGCTCGCGTGCGGCGTCTTGCGGACGCGCGAAATTCGGCGCGCGTTGGCCCGCAGGCTCGGCCTGCACGAGGACGGCGCCGTGAGCCGCTCGCTTCACCTCTTGGACCGCCTGATCCGTGCGTCGCAAGATCGGATTCGGGAGCACGCCCATCACGATCACGAGCACCGCCATCGGAATGAGCGCGAGGCGTTCCCGTCCGTTCGCGTCGGGCAGATGCTGATTCTCCTCATGCGTGATCGGCCCAAAGAGCACGCGCTCCAACATCCAGAGCATGTAGGCGGCCGAGAGGATCATCGCCGTCGCGGCCAAAACCGTATACGCTCGCGCATGCGCCAGGTCGGACGTGTACGTCCCCACCAAGACGAGGAATTCGCCCACGAATCCGCTCAGCGTTGGGAGGGCCACGGAGGCCAAGGCCAAGATCCCAAAGAGCGCGGAGAAGACGGGCATCGGACGCGCCAATCCCCCGAATTCCGCGATCGCCCGCGTATGCCGTCGCTCCGAGAGTATCCCGACGATGACAAAGAGTGCGCCCGTCGAAATCCCATGGCTGAGCATCTGGAAGATCGCCCCCTGCATTCCCATCTCCGTTCGCGCCATGATGCCGAGCACGACAAACCCCATGTGGCTCACCGACGAATACGCGATCAGTTTCTTCAGATCGGGCTGCACCATCGAGACGAGCGCTCCATAGATGATGCTGATGATGGCGAGCACACAAAGGAGGGCGGCGAATTCTTCCGTGGCGCGCGGGAAGAGCGGGAGATTGAAGCGCAACAAGCCATACCCTCCCATCTTCAACAGCACGCCGGCCAGGATCACCGATCCAGCCGTCGGCGCCTCCACGTGCGCATCCGGCAACCACGTGTGGAAGGGGAAGAGCGGCACCTTGATCAGGAACGCCAACGCGAAGCCCCAGAAGAGCCATCGTTCCGTCGTCGGATCCAGTACGAGTCGGCCCGCCCGCACGTTCTCCGTGATCGCGGGGATGTCAAAGGTCGTCCCGCCGTTCAGGTAATACAGGCTGATGATGGCCGCCAACATCAAGGCCGAGCCGACCATCGTGTAGATGATGAATTTGACGGCGGCGTAGATGCGCCGCTCATATCCCCAAATGCCGATCAAGAAGTACATCGGCACGAGCATCACTTCCCAGAAGATGAAGAAGAGGAACATGTCGAGCGCGACGAAGACGCCGATGAGCCCCGTCTCCAGTAAGAGCAAGAAGATGTGGAACTCCAGGACGTGTCGCTCAATCGCGCGCCAACTCGCCAGGATCGCGATCGTCGTGAGCAACGCGCTCAGGACGACGAACCAGAGGCTCAGACCGTCCACGCCCAGGAAATAATCCACGTTGAAGCCGAAGAATCGGATCCACGGGGCGCGCTCGACCATTTGTGGGCCGGAGGCCGTCGGATCGAATCCGAGAAGCAACGGAACGCAAAGCCCCAGCGGAATGAGCGAGAGCGCGAGCGCCAGGCGACGGATCGTCTCATCCCCGGCCCCCATGAGCACGCGCGCCACAAGCAATAGGAGCGCGCCCGCGGTCGGCGCGAACGTGAGCCAACTCAGCAGATGCCCCCTCATGCCCCCTCTCCTTCAGGGCGCCGGAATCCGGCCCCCGACGAAGACGAAATACCCCAAGACGATCAAAGCGCCGATGAGAAACATGACGACGTAGCTGCGCACGAGCCCCGTCTGCAGCCGTCGCAAGACGGTTCCGCACGCGGCGACGACCGACGCCACTCCATTCACGGCTCCATCAATCAAGGCGACGTCGAAGACTTTCCACAACAGCACGGTCGAGCCCCGCACAATCGGTCGAACGATGAGCGCTTCGTAGACCTCGTCTACGTAGTACTTGTTCTCCAGCAGTCGCGGCGCCGGACGCAACGGATCGCGCCGATAGAAGCGACGTGCCCAGAGCAAGGCCACGAGTACAGCCAGAACCGTCACGGCCGCCAGGCCTAACTCCAAGCCGTGACTCGGTTCCTCGGCGGCGATCGCCAGATGATCGGGATGGACGGGCGCGCGCGCCAGCGCCGGCCGCACGAACTGCTCGAATCCGTTGGCGATCCGGCCGCCCGTGTAGGCTTCCGAGATTCCAATCCATCCTCCGCCGAGGGAGAGGGCGGCCAGCACCAAAAGCGGGATCGTCATCACCGGCGGCGACTCGCGCGGAGCAGTCGCAGGAGCGGTTCCCACTTCGGCTCCATGTCCATCGCCATGCCGCGCGAAACGTTCCTCCCCCTCGAACGTGAGCACCATGAGCCGCGTCATGTACGCGGCCGTGAGAATCGCCGTCGCCAATCCGATCATCCAGAGCACGCGCCCCCATGGCTCCGGAAGCGCCGGACTCGTCCACGTGCGCCAGAGGATCTCGTCCTTGCTGAAGAAGCCGGAGAAGGGCGGAAGTCCTGCGATCGCCAACCACCCGAAGAGCATCGTCCCATACGTGATGGGCATCGCGCGCTTGAGCCCCCCCATTCGCCGCATGTCTTCCTCATGATGAAGCGCGACGATGACCGAACCGGCACCGAGAAAGAGCAGGGCTTTGAAGAACGCATGAGTGACGACGTGAAAGATCGCGGCCGAGAACGCGCCCACGCCACAGGCGAGGAACATGTACCCCAGTTGCGAGATCGTCGAATAGGCCAGCACCTTCTTGATATTCCACTGCGCCAGGCCGATGGTCGCGGCCAAGAGCGCCGTCACACCGCC
Encoded proteins:
- a CDS encoding insulinase family protein, with product MRETARRSILLLVLVNLAGIPALGQKPVPPPPQPPRPFRFPEFTTRTLPNGLRVIVIEHREQPTVSLRLLVRAGAEQDPPDRPGLASLTAALLDQGTKTRSAMQIAEAIEFVGGQISTGASWHQSFVAVSVPKPGVEVAFEILADVVRHPVFAEDEIERQRQQLLSGLRVQANDPGYLASTAIERALFGAHPYGHPPEGTLDSLPRLTRADLIAFHQAVYHPNNSLLAIAGDITAAEAFAKAEKYFGDWPKGEVRAAVVPAPAPTRGRKLLLIEKSDAVQTEIRLGKVGIARRDPDYFALQVLNAILASASGSRLWDVLRRERGLTYGISSRLEARQQPGSLTISTFTRTEKTSETLQLVLSELDRIARERVTEEELRKAKNFLAGVFQLRLETPESLAAIVLDAVNYDFDYAYLNAYRDRLLSVTAEQVQEVARKYVRPEDLVIVLVGNVSAFEKDVAHLGPMERIAYTDVDFTRPDLKRERPAAVAATPETRARAREILAEVMRAVGGREAVVGIRDVAIAGEATISTPFGEFKGEHRMFVRLPDRLRTEVRLPQMTIVQVLSGDSGWVSTPMGTQEVPAPMVKELRAALRRFFFQLLRAEEQEGVIVSYLGSETVEGKSVDVLQYQDGEHVFKLYIETASRLPLKLSYQGTDPFSGTRAEFEEVYSDYREIAGVKYPFRTLTRQEGKRFAELVLSDVKINAGVSDDLFKKP
- a CDS encoding CHAT domain-containing protein, whose protein sequence is SLEQVQRHVEQLEFFLSRVAQGGIMLKIYGEETLKRLVDEQLQALYRLLIEPLPLRFSGQPLVVVPHGVLHAVPFAALFDGERYLLDRAEVSFTPSAAVYALCRKRKRLEAAPLVAFGVSLEHIPQTLEEVEQIGRIFQNAHIFMGERATLENFFTAAPQAGVLHIATHGAFRPDNPMFSGLRLADGWLAARDLYSLRLKAELVVLSACETGLGKQVRGEGLVGLTRAFLYAGARAVLVSLWKVADVSTAELMVRLYRHLKAGQSKAEALRRARLELLQEEGFVHPFYWAPFILVGRS
- a CDS encoding NADH-quinone oxidoreductase subunit N, producing the protein METLGINYHAIGPELVLAVTGVLVMLLEAFSPGKKVRDAVLTAAGIVLAGVVALTLWDEGPMTAFSRMVVVDGFRVFFTLVILFGTLLTIFVSWGFLDEERIPPGEYFALLLFGAVGMTLLVAGNDLVLLFLALETITIATYVLAGYRREDARSTESALKYFILGAFSSAFLLYGIALLYGATRTTNLAEMARVVSGPLGQAETVLLMAGAAMLLIGFGFKVTTVPFHVWTPDVYDGAPTPVTAFLSTAPKAAGFAAFLRVFSITFAPLGIESAADRLASHWVAAVTAMSILSMTFGNFIAIAQTNIKRMLAYSSIAHAGYVLIGVLARDWAAVAFYMLVYTIMNLGCFAIVALWARRGDERVLIADYAGLGFRQPMLSFPLAIFLVSLAGFPGTAGFVAKFWLFKSAWGAGFPELVIIGVLNTVVSVYYYLYVVIVMFFREPKEEVPRVPLPRAFVATMLVALVGVFYLGLLPTRVFAFLNAAQNLLAIGQQ
- a CDS encoding insulinase family protein; protein product: MRGRSVIATALLFVLSGITAAEPQLTPPPLSFRVTTLKNGLRVITHEDRSAPVVNLQVWYHVGSKDERPGRTGFAHLFEHLMFKGSKNVGPEEHTELIKSIGGVDNAYTTEDVTVYWQTFPSNYLEMVLWLEADRMASLAITEENFRSEREVVKEERRLRIENPPYGRVIELLYANAFDVHPYKHIVIGSMEDLNAATVEDVREFFETYYVPNNATLVIAGDFDTRQALAWVEKYFGNIPRGKRPIPRVTVKEPPKTREKRLTERMNVPLPAFVAGYYMPEESHPDAYPLKIISRILSAGQSSRLYRKLVYEQRIAAAAFGGGNFTEHPNLFFTLAILNPGRTPEEAEKAIVEELERLKTELVPARELEKAKNQMVAEILFARQSNQGKAEALGRAAVLLKDPARVNTEVQRLLAVTPEEIRRVAQRYFTETNRIVLTILPTQAEEKRASQ
- a CDS encoding S9 family peptidase is translated as MKRGIALLMILLGAVPAAATSAEKKRLTMRDMLSFRLVSQPALSRDGRRVAFVVAEADFQESRYRTDIWVVETEGGKPRPFTRSREDESMPRWSPDGRWLAFLSNRPGRAPEARQEEEEDRRPKNQIWIMPSDGGEAVQLTQAEEGVIAYEWAPDSRAIIYLTRETLPKPERERRERERKYKFDAIVEEKERYRREFWTVEIETRKATRLFEGDYGIAEFEVSPEGKRIAYATNYTGRVDDGKKFDIWVFSLDEGRARQLTRRPGGERSPRWSPDGRWIAFLAPQIAEIPYSQSELFLVPADGGEWREVTKAFDRGVEGGRWHPAGRDLYALALLGTETHLVRIPIDGGSPEPITRGARVISAFDLSADGRTLVLLSEDARSLPDLWLLRSGSNDLTRLTEMNPQLQEFEIAEHEVIRWKSVDGLEIEGVLVKPVGYEPGKRYPLLVAVHGGPHSRVVNAFRQYYNFQIWAANGYAVFAPNFRGSSGYDGKFDIANRRDLGGKDFQDIMTGVDHLIRIGLADPDRLGIFGGSYGGYMTNWAITQTDRFKAAISMYGIFNLITDFSNSYLPSWEPDYLGAYYWDDLDIYIRRSPFAYVKNIKTPVLILHGEADPNTFISNSKEMYTALTHLGKTVEFVRYPREGHGFRELNHRLDEMRRCLEWFDRYVKGGAKTEYGLEEWVPAGDWEFEVASVNPNVAYPGHATDGTMVEVTLLFKSKGRESRALELHLERDVVVLDETGQTLAPRGIPVEVAGARALVMGGGRFVAAPVAGEATTYVPLRLTFEVPKGRQAVRLRVRDFPSVNLQARWRELPRS